Proteins from a single region of Campylobacter sputorum:
- a CDS encoding DUF2325 domain-containing protein translates to MSVLVVGADEITPIKAVLNNLGADKIEHWDARNENRVNKKPIPTQTDCVVMLTSFLNHNTMKKIKSEAKKRKIPVVCAKRSVSHVYCEYCKIFGLNKECENCNE, encoded by the coding sequence ATGTCAGTTTTGGTAGTTGGTGCAGATGAGATAACCCCGATAAAAGCTGTTTTAAATAACTTAGGAGCAGATAAGATAGAACACTGGGACGCAAGAAATGAAAACAGAGTAAATAAAAAACCAATTCCAACTCAAACAGATTGTGTAGTAATGCTTACGAGTTTTTTAAATCATAACACTATGAAAAAAATAAAATCTGAAGCAAAAAAACGAAAAATTCCAGTAGTTTGTGCAAAAAGAAGCGTAAGTCATGTTTATTGCGAATATTGTAAAATCTTTGGTTTAAACAAAGAATGTGAGAACTGCAATGAGTGA
- the fldA gene encoding flavodoxin FldA has protein sequence MIGIIYGSTLGNTEDVANKIANKLGLECKVVNVSDINSSDINAFDKLIIGSSTWNDGELQDDWESFDFDSLEINGKTTAFFGTGDSQSYSDTFCNAMGILYETFKEKGANIVGQTDTSEYNFDESSAVINNKFIGLALDIDNENDKTDERITNWINLIKPNFE, from the coding sequence ATGATAGGAATAATCTATGGCTCAACTCTTGGTAATACAGAAGATGTTGCAAACAAAATCGCAAATAAACTAGGACTTGAATGCAAAGTAGTAAATGTAAGCGATATCAATTCTAGCGATATAAATGCTTTTGACAAATTGATAATTGGCTCATCAACATGGAATGATGGAGAACTTCAAGATGATTGGGAAAGTTTTGATTTTGATAGCCTAGAGATTAATGGTAAAACAACAGCCTTTTTTGGCACTGGAGATTCTCAAAGCTATAGCGATACATTTTGTAATGCAATGGGAATATTATATGAAACTTTTAAAGAAAAAGGAGCAAATATAGTCGGACAAACCGATACTAGCGAATATAATTTTGATGAAAGTAGCGCTGTCATAAATAATAAATTTATAGGACTTGCTCTAGACATAGATAACGAAAACGATAAAACAGACGAAAGAATAACTAATTGGATAAATTTAATAAAACCAAATTTTGAGTAA
- a CDS encoding aminotransferase class IV: protein MSLLKKPILLFETIKVQNFEAQNLEFHIKRAQNSVHENLKFDFNEVIKVPNNRLFRTKIIYDELGNFISSENFSYKARNFSSFKVLKSKISYERKFLDRSEINELFLQKGDCSDIIVEKNGVLTDTSIANIAIFLHGIWITPKSPLLKGTTRERLLQTGF, encoded by the coding sequence ATGAGTTTATTAAAAAAGCCTATTTTACTTTTTGAGACAATAAAAGTGCAAAATTTTGAGGCTCAAAATTTGGAATTTCACATAAAAAGAGCTCAAAACTCAGTGCACGAAAATTTGAAATTTGACTTTAATGAGGTAATAAAAGTGCCTAATAATAGACTTTTTAGGACAAAAATTATCTATGATGAACTTGGGAATTTTATAAGTAGTGAAAATTTTAGCTACAAAGCTCGAAATTTTAGTAGTTTTAAGGTTTTAAAAAGCAAAATTTCTTACGAGCGAAAATTTTTAGATAGAAGTGAAATCAATGAACTTTTCTTGCAAAAAGGCGATTGTAGTGATATTATTGTGGAGAAAAATGGTGTTTTAACGGACACTTCAATCGCAAATATCGCAATTTTTTTGCATGGCATTTGGATAACACCAAAATCGCCACTTTTAAAAGGCACAACTCGCGAGAGACTTTTGCAAACTGGCTTTTAA
- a CDS encoding chorismate-binding protein, with translation MKTKRGEILQTSTKISGRLSEHFSQNFGDLFEKILPAGSITGAPKMQVCEILREVEREKRGFYTGVFVHFDGRVLRSFVLIRFVEISPSGLKFFSGGGITLESTARKEFDEFIKKAYFTF, from the coding sequence ATTAAAACAAAACGAGGCGAAATTTTACAAACAAGCACCAAAATTTCAGGGCGCTTAAGCGAGCATTTCTCGCAAAATTTTGGTGATTTGTTTGAGAAAATTTTACCAGCTGGTTCTATTACTGGTGCCCCAAAAATGCAAGTTTGTGAGATTTTACGGGAAGTTGAGCGTGAAAAAAGAGGTTTTTATACTGGTGTTTTTGTGCATTTTGATGGACGAGTTTTGAGAAGTTTTGTTTTGATTAGATTTGTTGAAATTTCGCCAAGCGGTTTGAAATTTTTTAGTGGCGGTGGAATTACACTTGAAAGCACTGCAAGAAAGGAATTTGATGAGTTTATTAAAAAAGCCTATTTTACTTTTTGA
- the dxr gene encoding 1-deoxy-D-xylulose-5-phosphate reductoisomerase, with product MIILGSTGSIGVNALNLARKHSIKISALSCAKNYKILNKQIDEFRPKFVCIEDKNLKSFVNHDKVFCSKDGLLDMINECDDDIAINSIVGFAGLMPSYTLQKSGKKLALANKESLVAGGKFLDTKSINPIDSEHFGLKFLLSCPHKVKELVITASGGAFYKTPVKALKNVTPNDALKHPNWDMGAKITIDSATMANKLFEVMEAFWLFGIKNINAIIEPSSAIHALVHFKDGSTTAHISKTDMILAIAHAIFEDKVPQVLENVDLLKLKSIKFKKINLKKYPIFSLKDEVLKNPDLGVIINGANEVGVYSFLDKKCSFLDISKVIFNSLDKFTDIKTNNIEDVVFLDSEVRKFAKENLQKR from the coding sequence ATGATTATACTGGGTTCAACTGGAAGCATAGGTGTAAATGCTTTAAATTTAGCAAGAAAGCATAGTATAAAAATTTCAGCGTTAAGTTGTGCTAAAAATTATAAAATTCTAAATAAGCAAATAGATGAATTTAGGCCAAAATTTGTTTGCATAGAAGATAAAAATTTAAAATCTTTCGTTAATCACGATAAAGTTTTTTGCAGTAAAGATGGCTTGCTAGATATGATAAATGAATGCGATGATGATATAGCTATAAATTCTATAGTTGGTTTTGCTGGACTTATGCCAAGTTATACTTTGCAAAAAAGTGGTAAAAAACTAGCGCTAGCAAATAAAGAAAGCTTAGTAGCAGGTGGTAAATTTTTAGATACAAAATCTATAAATCCGATAGATAGTGAACATTTTGGACTTAAATTTTTGCTTAGCTGTCCGCATAAGGTAAAAGAGCTTGTAATAACTGCAAGTGGAGGTGCTTTTTATAAAACTCCAGTAAAAGCTTTAAAAAATGTTACGCCAAATGATGCGTTAAAGCACCCAAACTGGGATATGGGTGCGAAGATAACTATAGATAGTGCAACTATGGCAAATAAACTTTTTGAAGTTATGGAAGCTTTCTGGCTTTTTGGCATAAAAAATATAAATGCCATAATAGAGCCAAGTTCTGCTATTCACGCTTTAGTTCATTTTAAAGATGGTTCAACTACAGCTCATATTTCAAAAACAGATATGATTTTAGCCATAGCTCATGCTATTTTTGAAGATAAGGTCCCGCAAGTTTTAGAAAATGTTGATTTGCTAAAACTAAAAAGCATTAAATTTAAAAAAATAAATTTAAAAAAATATCCAATATTTTCGCTAAAAGACGAGGTTTTAAAAAATCCAGATTTAGGTGTTATTATAAACGGGGCTAATGAAGTTGGAGTTTATTCATTTTTAGATAAAAAGTGTTCTTTTTTGGATATTTCAAAGGTTATTTTTAATTCGCTTGATAAATTTACAGATATAAAAACAAACAATATAGAAGATGTGGTTTTTCTAGACAGCGAAGTTAGAAAATTTGCGAAAGAAAACTTGCAAAAAAGATGA
- a CDS encoding phosphatidate cytidylyltransferase: MNSKIYTGIILFALLTLVCVLDIFIINFLLFGVVIYFAFLESLKLFDIKNKNLVYLALAFYLFVFIFSSNYEANFISPKLIACYVLVLASFVAYFKMENLKILYPFLYPLAPFLIMFEIYLFFGINYIFYMLFTAIVCDSSAYFVGKKFGKTSFSNSSPNKTLEGVMGGVIIASIGGALISYNLFDFVFIKAILVSFLIAIFGVFGDLFESYIKRIAGVKDSGDIFPGHGGMLDRIDAYLFASVAMYLVLA; encoded by the coding sequence ATGAATAGTAAAATTTACACAGGAATCATTCTTTTTGCTTTACTAACTTTAGTATGTGTTTTAGATATTTTTATTATAAATTTTTTATTATTTGGTGTAGTTATTTACTTTGCTTTTTTAGAATCTTTAAAACTTTTTGATATTAAAAACAAAAATTTAGTCTATTTGGCATTGGCTTTTTATCTTTTTGTCTTTATTTTTAGTTCAAATTATGAAGCAAATTTTATATCTCCAAAATTGATTGCTTGTTATGTTCTCGTTTTGGCTTCGTTTGTGGCTTATTTTAAGATGGAAAATTTAAAAATACTATATCCATTTTTATATCCACTTGCACCATTTCTTATAATGTTTGAGATATATCTTTTCTTTGGTATAAATTATATATTTTATATGCTATTTACAGCTATTGTATGCGATAGCAGTGCGTATTTTGTAGGTAAAAAATTTGGTAAAACATCTTTTTCTAATAGCTCACCAAACAAAACTTTAGAAGGTGTCATGGGTGGAGTTATTATTGCTAGTATTGGTGGAGCGTTGATTTCATATAATTTGTTTGATTTTGTTTTTATTAAAGCTATTTTAGTTAGTTTTTTAATAGCAATTTTTGGAGTATTTGGCGATCTTTTTGAGAGTTATATAAAGCGGATTGCTGGTGTAAAAGATAGTGGAGATATTTTTCCAGGTCATGGCGGAATGTTAGATAGGATTGATGCGTATTTGTTTGCTAGTGTTGCAATGTATTTGGTTTTAGCATGA